Proteins co-encoded in one Sphingopyxis sp. BE259 genomic window:
- the lepB gene encoding signal peptidase I: MANNKTKDDGSWGKLIRDIVVILLLVLGIHSCIAKPFYIPSDSMMPILRNGDRLIVSKYPYGWSYSSVSFHLAPKVAGRWFANLPERGDIVVLEHPVTRIDYIKRVIGLPGDTIQLTNGELSINGKPVKREVQPLLAIPVDPNLPSGDSSLDRFITRGAGGREMLELPIVRETLPNGATFDTIDMGPGYTTDDYGPITVPTDHVFLMGDNRDGSADSRVDTSQKGLGGPVPFDAIAGRAEIISFSTDGTATWYNPISWFNALRSGRAGTDLRPERSSTAK; the protein is encoded by the coding sequence ATGGCGAACAACAAAACGAAGGATGACGGCAGCTGGGGCAAGCTGATCCGCGACATTGTCGTGATCTTGCTGCTCGTGCTCGGCATCCACAGCTGCATCGCCAAGCCTTTCTACATTCCGTCCGATTCAATGATGCCGATCCTGCGCAACGGCGACCGGCTGATCGTCAGCAAATATCCCTATGGCTGGTCCTATTCGTCGGTCAGCTTTCATCTGGCGCCCAAGGTCGCGGGCCGCTGGTTCGCCAACCTGCCCGAGCGCGGCGACATCGTAGTGCTCGAACATCCGGTGACGCGGATCGATTATATCAAGCGCGTCATCGGGCTGCCCGGCGACACGATCCAGCTGACCAATGGCGAACTCAGCATCAACGGCAAGCCGGTGAAGCGCGAGGTGCAGCCGCTGCTGGCAATCCCGGTCGATCCCAACCTGCCCAGCGGCGACAGCAGCCTCGATCGCTTTATCACCCGCGGCGCGGGCGGGCGCGAGATGCTCGAACTGCCGATCGTGCGCGAGACGCTGCCGAACGGCGCGACCTTTGACACGATCGACATGGGGCCAGGCTACACCACCGACGATTATGGACCGATCACCGTCCCCACCGATCACGTCTTCCTGATGGGCGATAACCGCGACGGCAGCGCCGACAGCCGGGTCGACACCAGCCAGAAAGGTCTGGGCGGTCCTGTCCCGTTTGACGCCATCGCCGGGCGCGCCGAAATCATCAGCTTTTCGACCGACGGCACCGCGACGTGGTACAACCCGATAAGCTGGTTCAATGCGCTGCGATCGGGCCGCGCGGGAACCGACTTGCGCCCCGAACGTAGCAGCACAGCAAAATAG
- the acpS gene encoding holo-ACP synthase has translation MIIGLGSDLCNIERVQNSLDRFGERFENRVFTDIERAKAARRPFTRAGTYAKRFAAKEAFSKAVGTGFKRGVFMKDIGVVNAPSGAPTLALTGGAAERLAAMIPAGHTAHIHLTLTDDHPWAQAFVIIEAIKD, from the coding sequence ATGATCATCGGTCTCGGCTCCGACCTTTGCAACATCGAGCGCGTCCAGAATTCGCTCGACCGCTTCGGCGAGCGGTTCGAAAACCGCGTCTTCACCGACATCGAGCGCGCCAAGGCGGCGCGGCGGCCGTTCACCCGCGCCGGCACCTACGCCAAACGCTTCGCCGCCAAGGAGGCTTTCTCGAAAGCCGTCGGCACCGGGTTCAAGCGCGGCGTGTTCATGAAGGACATCGGCGTCGTCAACGCCCCCTCGGGCGCACCCACCCTCGCGCTCACCGGCGGTGCGGCCGAACGCCTCGCGGCGATGATCCCGGCTGGTCACACCGCGCATATCCACCTGACACTGACCGACGACCATCCCTGGGCGCAGGCGTTCGTCATCATCGAAGCAATCAAGGACTGA